In one Mucilaginibacter sp. PAMB04168 genomic region, the following are encoded:
- a CDS encoding metal-dependent transcriptional regulator, with amino-acid sequence MNTFSEENYLKSIFRLSQMPDGKKISTSAIAESLGNNPASVVDMIRKLTDKQLIEYDKKKGVKLTPQGQQDAIQIVRKHRLWEVFLLEKLGYRWDEIHDIAEELEHIKHHDLADRLEKFLEYPEYDPHGDPIPKANGKMAKSFSVTLADAKPGSTYRVAAVRDTSSDFLLYLHKLEINIGTHIKLIEKIAFDGSLVISINAAEPSTVSAKFGENILIS; translated from the coding sequence ATGAATACCTTTTCAGAGGAGAATTATCTAAAATCCATTTTCCGGTTATCACAAATGCCTGACGGCAAAAAGATTTCCACCAGTGCCATTGCCGAATCATTGGGAAATAATCCGGCATCGGTGGTAGATATGATACGGAAACTCACCGACAAGCAGCTTATTGAGTATGATAAAAAGAAGGGTGTAAAACTTACCCCGCAAGGGCAACAGGATGCCATACAAATTGTACGTAAGCACCGCCTTTGGGAAGTCTTTTTGTTGGAAAAGCTGGGTTACCGCTGGGACGAAATCCATGACATTGCCGAAGAGCTGGAACACATAAAGCATCATGATCTGGCCGATAGGTTGGAGAAGTTTTTAGAATACCCCGAGTATGACCCACATGGTGATCCTATACCCAAAGCAAATGGTAAGATGGCCAAATCTTTTTCGGTTACCCTGGCCGATGCCAAACCGGGCTCGACTTACCGGGTAGCTGCTGTGCGCGATACCAGCAGCGATTTTCTGCTTTATCTCCATAAGCTCGAAATAAATATTGGTACGCACATTAAATTAATAGAAAAGATTGCTTTTGATGGTTCGCTGGTGATCAGCATAAATGCTGCAGAACCAAGCACCGTATCTGCCAAGTTTGGCGAGAATATTTTAATCAGTTAA